A single region of the Anopheles funestus chromosome X, idAnoFuneDA-416_04, whole genome shotgun sequence genome encodes:
- the LOC125769342 gene encoding xaa-Pro aminopeptidase ApepP isoform X1, whose amino-acid sequence MTDHRDRSSVPTMKPTGDVLAALRKLMKNLPNNLGTINAYIIPSNDAHQSEYLAARDERRAFVSGFDGSAGTAVVTEREALLWTDGRYYQQATKQLDTNWTLMRDGLPTTPSIDAWLAKALQPGSRVGVDANLITAAAWTPLQTTLKTAGCTLLPVTPNLVDLLWSDQPAVPHNPLLPLATTFTGATIAEKLATVREKLTDKRASVLVVSALDEIAWLLNLRGSDIDYNPVFFSYVIVTPDVLYLFIDATQMQPQVEEHFRTNGVTVEVRGYDEIHTVLKQLAESTPPPAGGGPLVWISSGSSYGLVALVPEERRLHDITPINLMKAVKNETEAKGMRDCHVRDGVALCQYFAWLERCVRDGTAVDEISGATRLEELRSRQAHYKGLSFTTISASGPNGSIIHYHPLPETNRSITANELYLCDSGAQYLDGTTDVTRTIHFGQPTHEEKRAFTHVLKGQIALGSAIFPRKVKGQFLDTIARKALWDIGLDYGHGTGHGIGHFLNVHEGPMGIGIRLMPNDPGLEENMFLSNEPGYYKDGKFGIRIEDIVQVVTANVGTNFDGRGALTFRTITMCPIQTRLIDVNLLTVHERDHLNAYHQTVLDNLGPLLRAASDMETLDWLVRETKPI is encoded by the exons AACGATGCGCACCAGAGCGAATATCTAGCGGCACGCGACGAACGCCGTGCGTTCGTGTCTGGGTTTGACGGGAGTGCCGGTACGGCGGTGGTGACCGAACGCGAAGCACTGCTCTGGACCGACGGGCGTTACTATCAGCAGGCAACGAAGCAGCTCGACACCAACTGGACACTGATGCGGGACGGTCTACCGACGACGCCGTCGATCGATGCGTGGCTCGCAAAAGCACTACAGCCCGGTTCGCGGGTAGGGGTGGACGCTAATCTTATCACTGCCGCCGCATGGACACCGCTGCAAACGACGCTAAAAACGGCCGGCTGCACACTGCTTCCCGTCACACCGAATCTGGTCGATCTGCTGTGGTCCGATCAACCGGCCGTACCGCACAATCCATTGCTGCCGCTCGCAACCACCTTCACCGGGGCGACCATTGCGGAGAAGCTTGCCACGGTGCGAGAAAAGCTAACGGACAAGCGTGCGTCCGTGCTCGTGGTGAGCGCACTGGATGAGATTGCCTGGTTGCTGAACTTGCGCGGCAGCGACATTGATTACAATCCCGTGTTCTTCTCGTACGTGATCGTAACACCGGACGTACTGTACCTGTTTATCGATGCGACGCAGATGCAGCCCCAGGTGGAGGAACACTTCCGCACGAACGGTGTCACGGTGGAGGTGCGCGGATACGACGAGATACATACGGTGCTGAAGCAGCTGGCGGAAAGTACGCCACCACCGGCCGGCGGTGGTCCGCTCGTGTGGATCAGCTCGGGGTCGAGCTACGGGCTGGTTGCGCTCGTGCCGGAGGAACGACGCCTGCACGACATAACGCCCATCAACCTAATGAAGGCGGTTAAGAACGAAACGGAAGCGAAAGGTATGCGGGACTGTCACGTGCGCGACGGTGTCGCCCTCTGTCAGTACTTTGCCTGGCTGGAGCGTTGCGTACGCGATGGGACGGCCGTGGACGAGATCAGTGGAGCGACCCGGCTGGAGGAGTTGCGTAGCCGGCAGGCACACTACAAGGGATTAAGCTTTACCACGATCAGTGCTTCCGGGCCGAACGGTTCGATCATCCATTACCATCCACTGCCGGAAACGAACCGTTCAATAACGGCGAACGAGCTGTACCTTTGCGATTCCGGTGCTCAGTATCT CGATGGTACGACGGATGTGACACGCACGATTCATTTCGGTCAACCGACACACGAAGAAAAGCGCGCATTTACGCACGTACTGAAGGGCCAGATAGCGCTCGGTTCCGCCATCTTTCCGCGCAAGGTAAAgggtcagtttttggacaCGATCGCACGGAAAGCGCTGTGGGACATTGGGCTCGATTACGGCCACGGTACCGGACACGGTATTGGACACTTTCTGAACGTACACGAAGGTCCGATGGGCATCGGCATTCGGCTGATGCCAAACGATCCAGGGCTGGAGGAGAACATGTTCCTTTCGAATG AACCCGGCTACTACAAGGACGGTAAGTTTGGTATCCGTATCGAAGATATTGTCCAGGTGGTAACGGCTAACGTTGGCACAAACTTTGATGGGCGTGGTGCACTCACCTTCCGTACGATCACCATGTGCCCGATACAGACGCGTCTGATCGACGTGAACCTGTTGACCGTGCACGAACGTGACCATCTGAACGCGTACCATCAAACCGTACTGGACAATCTGGGACCGCTGCTACGTGCAGCCAGCGATATGGAAACGCTCGACTGGTTAGTGCGCGAAACGAAACCGATTTAA
- the LOC125769342 gene encoding xaa-Pro aminopeptidase ApepP isoform X2 — MKPTGDVLAALRKLMKNLPNNLGTINAYIIPSNDAHQSEYLAARDERRAFVSGFDGSAGTAVVTEREALLWTDGRYYQQATKQLDTNWTLMRDGLPTTPSIDAWLAKALQPGSRVGVDANLITAAAWTPLQTTLKTAGCTLLPVTPNLVDLLWSDQPAVPHNPLLPLATTFTGATIAEKLATVREKLTDKRASVLVVSALDEIAWLLNLRGSDIDYNPVFFSYVIVTPDVLYLFIDATQMQPQVEEHFRTNGVTVEVRGYDEIHTVLKQLAESTPPPAGGGPLVWISSGSSYGLVALVPEERRLHDITPINLMKAVKNETEAKGMRDCHVRDGVALCQYFAWLERCVRDGTAVDEISGATRLEELRSRQAHYKGLSFTTISASGPNGSIIHYHPLPETNRSITANELYLCDSGAQYLDGTTDVTRTIHFGQPTHEEKRAFTHVLKGQIALGSAIFPRKVKGQFLDTIARKALWDIGLDYGHGTGHGIGHFLNVHEGPMGIGIRLMPNDPGLEENMFLSNEPGYYKDGKFGIRIEDIVQVVTANVGTNFDGRGALTFRTITMCPIQTRLIDVNLLTVHERDHLNAYHQTVLDNLGPLLRAASDMETLDWLVRETKPI, encoded by the exons AACGATGCGCACCAGAGCGAATATCTAGCGGCACGCGACGAACGCCGTGCGTTCGTGTCTGGGTTTGACGGGAGTGCCGGTACGGCGGTGGTGACCGAACGCGAAGCACTGCTCTGGACCGACGGGCGTTACTATCAGCAGGCAACGAAGCAGCTCGACACCAACTGGACACTGATGCGGGACGGTCTACCGACGACGCCGTCGATCGATGCGTGGCTCGCAAAAGCACTACAGCCCGGTTCGCGGGTAGGGGTGGACGCTAATCTTATCACTGCCGCCGCATGGACACCGCTGCAAACGACGCTAAAAACGGCCGGCTGCACACTGCTTCCCGTCACACCGAATCTGGTCGATCTGCTGTGGTCCGATCAACCGGCCGTACCGCACAATCCATTGCTGCCGCTCGCAACCACCTTCACCGGGGCGACCATTGCGGAGAAGCTTGCCACGGTGCGAGAAAAGCTAACGGACAAGCGTGCGTCCGTGCTCGTGGTGAGCGCACTGGATGAGATTGCCTGGTTGCTGAACTTGCGCGGCAGCGACATTGATTACAATCCCGTGTTCTTCTCGTACGTGATCGTAACACCGGACGTACTGTACCTGTTTATCGATGCGACGCAGATGCAGCCCCAGGTGGAGGAACACTTCCGCACGAACGGTGTCACGGTGGAGGTGCGCGGATACGACGAGATACATACGGTGCTGAAGCAGCTGGCGGAAAGTACGCCACCACCGGCCGGCGGTGGTCCGCTCGTGTGGATCAGCTCGGGGTCGAGCTACGGGCTGGTTGCGCTCGTGCCGGAGGAACGACGCCTGCACGACATAACGCCCATCAACCTAATGAAGGCGGTTAAGAACGAAACGGAAGCGAAAGGTATGCGGGACTGTCACGTGCGCGACGGTGTCGCCCTCTGTCAGTACTTTGCCTGGCTGGAGCGTTGCGTACGCGATGGGACGGCCGTGGACGAGATCAGTGGAGCGACCCGGCTGGAGGAGTTGCGTAGCCGGCAGGCACACTACAAGGGATTAAGCTTTACCACGATCAGTGCTTCCGGGCCGAACGGTTCGATCATCCATTACCATCCACTGCCGGAAACGAACCGTTCAATAACGGCGAACGAGCTGTACCTTTGCGATTCCGGTGCTCAGTATCT CGATGGTACGACGGATGTGACACGCACGATTCATTTCGGTCAACCGACACACGAAGAAAAGCGCGCATTTACGCACGTACTGAAGGGCCAGATAGCGCTCGGTTCCGCCATCTTTCCGCGCAAGGTAAAgggtcagtttttggacaCGATCGCACGGAAAGCGCTGTGGGACATTGGGCTCGATTACGGCCACGGTACCGGACACGGTATTGGACACTTTCTGAACGTACACGAAGGTCCGATGGGCATCGGCATTCGGCTGATGCCAAACGATCCAGGGCTGGAGGAGAACATGTTCCTTTCGAATG AACCCGGCTACTACAAGGACGGTAAGTTTGGTATCCGTATCGAAGATATTGTCCAGGTGGTAACGGCTAACGTTGGCACAAACTTTGATGGGCGTGGTGCACTCACCTTCCGTACGATCACCATGTGCCCGATACAGACGCGTCTGATCGACGTGAACCTGTTGACCGTGCACGAACGTGACCATCTGAACGCGTACCATCAAACCGTACTGGACAATCTGGGACCGCTGCTACGTGCAGCCAGCGATATGGAAACGCTCGACTGGTTAGTGCGCGAAACGAAACCGATTTAA